The genomic segment ACTGGCCTTGTCCAGCAGAATGGATCCTGATGATAGAAAAACAGGCATTTACCTGGAGGTCCCAGTGGTACTGTCATAGCATCATAGCATGCATGGCAGAAATCAGAGTGCATCCTATGCCGAGGGTCACCAGCCCAGGCTTGGCCCTGAGGCAGGTTGCTTTTTGAGTATATAGAGTTTTTAAATCTTGTCTTATGTTGACCACGTTTAAAACTCAGGTTTCACATGAGAATGTATGCAACTAGACTCTGTAAAGACTTAAGAATGTGGCAGCAGGAGGGACATGGGGACAGTGGGCCATAGTGCGAGACAGCAGCTGCCACCTCCAAGCAGGTGTGGGTACCCTTATTGGCAAAGCCGCAAACCGGATCAGTCCATATACTTATTACCCACTTGGCTCCTACAAGTTCTGAGGATTGACCTCATCTTACACAGGAAATTAGCATATGTCCCAGCAGATCAGAGTCAGCCTATGAGTGACATTTCAGAATACAGAAGCAAAAGCTGaacacggtggcacacacctgtaatcccagccgctccgtcaggaggctgaggtggggagaGTTTGGAGCCAGCATGTTCGAAAGGCCCTGAGTCCATCTCCAGTACCAGAGGGGCGAGAATATAAAAGGGATTTCCTGAGTCCATCTCCAGTACCAGAGGGGCGAGAATATAGAAGGGATTTCCTGAGTCCATCTCCAGTACCAGAGGGGCGAGAATATAGAAGGGATTTCCTGAGTCCATCTCCAGTACCAGAGGGGGCGAGAATATAGAAGGGATTTCCTGAGTCCATCTCCAGTACCAGAGGGGGCGAGAATATAGAAGGGATTCCCTGAGTCAATCTCCAGTACCAGAGGGGGCGAGAATATAGAAGGGATTTCCTGAGTCAATCTCCAGTACCAGAGGGGGCGAGAATATAGAAGGGATTTCCTGAGTCAATCTCCAGTACCAGAGGGGTGAGAATATAGAAGGGATTTCCTGAGTCCATCTCCAATACCAGAGGGGGCAAGAATAtagaagggattttttttattttaatttattgtggTGGGAAAGTCACATCAGTGCACCTGTGAACATCAGGACAGCTTATGGGAGTAGGGTCAAAGTCAGCCTaaacaggcttggcagcaaggatCTGAccacttgagttcagatcctcagaacccactaTAAAAATGGAGTGTgactggccaggtggtggtggtggtggtggtggtggtggtggtggtggtggtgcacacctttgatcccagagcttgggagggagaagcaggcgGGTCTCAAAAAATGGggtgtggcagcaggcacctgtaatcccagatctaTAGTGAggttagaggcagagacaggagaattaccCCAGAAGCTTGAAGACCAGGTGTCTTGGAGACTGAATCTAAGCATGAGAAATAAAAGGCCCCTGCCTCAAAGTGGAAAATGCAAAgtgactcctggaagttgtcctctgaccactgaGCATCTCACCAACCTTCAAGATATGTCCTGTGTCCTAGTTTTCCTGACATGACATCTTATGGTGCATGTTTCAGTACATTAATTTTTCTGTGTGTGGGgcaaggtctcattctgtagcccaagttagtctagaactcactgtagcccaggttggcctcctaCTCATTTTATTCTataatgtgtgtgtttgctgcatgtatgtaggTGTACCATGTATATGCCTGGTACAGAAtaagtgttggatcccctggaactgacatTATaaaaggttgtgagctgccatgtggatgctaaaaACCAaactatgagccatctctccagctcacggCCTCAGAATGTTGGTGACCCTTCTGCCTGCTTCACCCTCCAGAACACTGATATTACAGGTGAGGACCAAATGAATATCCTTTGATCTCACATAGAAGACCCCAGTTTGTCTCCAGTACACATCTGTgaagaacaaattttaaaaagcacttgttctgcctggtgctggtggtgctcaactttaatcccagcacctgggaggcagaggcaggcagatctctgagttcaaaccagcctggtctacagacctgacaggacagccagggctacacagagaaaccttgccttgaaaaagaaagaagaagccgggtggtggtggtggtggtggcggcggcgatggcggcggtggcggcggcggcggcggcagcggcggcggcgcacgcctttaatcccagcactcgggaggcagagccaggcggatctctgtgagttcgaggccagcctgggctaccaagtgagttccaggaaaggcgcaaagctacacgagaaaccctgtctcgaaaaaccaaaaaaaaaaaaaaaaaaaaaaaaagaaagaaagaagagccaagtggtggtggcacaccacctttaatcccagcactcgggaggcagaggcaggcggatctctgtgagttcgaggccagcctggactacagagtgagctccaggaaaggcacaaagatacacaaagaaaccctgtctcggaaaaaaaaaagaaaaagaaagaaagaaaaagaaagaagagagagagagaaaggaaaaaagagagagaagaaaagaacttgtTACATAAACTGAccacttgagttcagatcctcagaacccactaTAAAAATGGAGTGTgactggccaggtggtggtggtggtggtggtggtggtgcacacctttgatcccagagcttgggaggcagaagcaggcgggtcTCAAAAAATGGGGTGTGGCAGaaggcacctgtaatcccagatctaTAGTGAggttagaggcagagacaggagaattaccCCAGAAGCTTGAAGACCAGGTGTCTTGGAGACTGAATCTAAGCATGAGAAATAAAAGGCCCCTGCCTCAAAGTGGAAAATGCAAAgtgactcctggaagttgtcctctgacctccacacatgctatggcatgcacctgtactcacacacaaaAGATTCAGCTTCTGCTTCCCAACACTCCACAGTGTAGCCTTATCATCTAAAACATCTctttcagggggctggagaaatagcttagccgctaagagcactggctactcttgcagaagacatgggtttgattcccagcactcacttgatgactcacaactgtctgtaactccagtctctggGGGCAGTGTGCACATGTGGTACTCaaaaatatgaaggaaaacacccatatacataaaaataaataaataatgaaacattTCATTCAGAGTCGATCTAAAAATACACTAAACACAGAAAGAAGCAGCCTGCCTGACCTCACTTCCACATGGGCCTAAAGAAGCTGCTTACAGCAAAACAGCAGAATGGTGGTCACCAGAAGCAAGGCGGTGGGGGAAATGAGAAGCAGATGGTCGGAAGTCCAGAGCTGCAGTTACATAAGAAGACTGTAGAGCCTGCCTGTGACTAGATGACTGGATGATACCGTAGTGCTGCAAATAGCAGAGTAGATTCCAGCCAGCCTCACCACCAGGAAGAACGCTGAAGGGCCGGGATGGGGTTCCATTGGCTCACTCAGCTAGCACACTCAAGAAgctctggattcaatccccagaacttcaCAAACCAAGCCTGatagtgcacacctataatgctgggcctggagagatggcggCATGAGGATCAGAGAGGCTCAAGTCACTCTGAGCTACATAGTCCAAGATACGTGAGACCCTATCACCAAAAATGgtcaactatgtaaagatgtgcatGTGTTATTTGTTTGACTATAGTCACTGTTTCCCTATATGTCTGTAATCAGAACATTATACCATGTACTTTACATATGTACAATTTGTACGTTACAAATTTtcgatgggtggtggtggcacatgcctttaatcccagaggcaggcagatttctaagcttaaggccagcctggtctacaaatcaagttccaggacagccaaggctacacagaaaaaccctgtctttaaaaaaaaaaaaaaaattaattaattctaGGGCTGAAGAGCTGATTCAGTGATTGGGTGCAGTACTGCTcctccagagttcagttcctagcaaccacctgtaactgactacagggggatctaatgccctgtTCTGACACACAGAGGCACTATACTCACATGCACGAACCCACTCTCAGACaggaacatatacacataattgtCTACGGAccacatggaggacagaagagcgAGTGAATTACCCCCCACTCTGATGCACtagaaagaaatgaggaagatCTTTGCAGTTTGTGCGTGCAAACCAAATGCACAAAGAATCAGGACGAGGGCTCGGAAGGTGGCTTAGTGCTATAAGaacttgcaagcatgaggacctaagtttaaaTCTCTGGCACGTTCATAAcaagcacatgcctgtaacctcatcATGTAACCTCCCAATGGCAGAGATGGGAGCTAGATATCATAGCCGCAACAGCATGCTTCTGGTccactgagagaccctatctcatggCAATAAGGTGAAGAGCCGTAGAAGATGTTCTGCTCTGACCTCATGAGCAACAGCACACTCAACATTTATGCACCACACAcactaacagaaaaaaaagttaattaagaAAAGAGAGATATAGGTCAATGGCTGCTGTTTGTCTAAGAATCAGATCACAGGGAAGAGTGCTATAAAATCTTTTTAGCCTAAGATTCTCAGGTGGAGCATTTACTTCTCTGAGACTGGCACTCTGTTGCCTAATAATTATTCTTGAGATGGTTAGTGAATCCAGGAGCAACTGGTTATTCATTTCTAGCATTTTGGGTAGTAAAATGTTCACATGCAAGTAGTGCTTATAACTGTATTAAAAACATGACCAGGGAACTTGCCAAAACACTCAGCCTGAGAGTACCAGGCCTGGTTATTCATGTGGGATAACAGAGTATCTCATCAGTGTGCTAACTTCAGTCAAAGACACTTACCAAGGAAGCCTCAAGACCAATTACCAAGAGAAGAACTCAAGGAATGGGCATTGGAAGGAGACCTGTAAAGTAGCTGTCAATGCcaggatttctctgttgttggtttgtttgtttgtttggggggggcATTGGCgggtttttttatgttttgttttgagacatggtctcctgtagcccaagctgacctcaaactctacatgtagctgagggtgaccttgacgCCTTTGATCCTCCTGGTTGCTCTACCCAGGTGCTAAGATGACAGGCaagtgctaccacacccagctcaaaatTTCAAGTATCCACTGACACATTTGAAAGTGCTGTAACAAAAAAAGTCaaagttaaaaaaggaaaaggaaatgaaacttgGAAGAGCCACCCCTACAGAAATAGATTTCAAAGAGTCACCATCCAACTGACCTGAGTTTTGAAGTTTGCCCTTCAGTGCTTCAGAGTTCATCTTCCTCAGCAAGAACATGAGTGTGAAAAGTGCCAAAGAGACAATCAAGGTCAAGCCCAAGAAGGTCCAGAGAACAATGTGTGTCCCTTTCATTGAGCCGGTCACACCTTTAGTAAAAGAACATCACAGAGCTAGGAGGCCAGAGCTCAGTATGCACATACAGTGTGAACTTTCTAACACTCGACTCCCCTGTTGCATATTCATGACACTTTACTTTGTGGGGATGTTTATTGAGAAAAAGTCTTCGTAGATCAGGTGATCTCGACCAAGAATGGCTATGGATGAGTCCACCTCCTGAGTAAGTGCTGGGCTCTGCCGCAGCATGACGATATATAGTGCTGGGGACggaacccagggctgtgtgcgCACAAGCCAGGCATTCTACCAACCCATCTACAGCTTggctccttttgttgtttttgagacaggctctcactctagcccaggctaccccagaattcactatgtagtccaggctaacctcaaatttgCACAGTTCTCACAACCTGTGGTTCGAGACCCCTTAGGGTTGTTGAataaccctttcacaagggtcacatatcagatattaacattacgattcataacagtagcaaaattacagttattaagtagcaacaaaataatcttatggttgggggtcagcacaacatgaggaactgtgttaaagggtcgcagcactaggaaggttgagaatcactgaatATACTAATCCCTGGCTTCACCAACATTGACTTTTAAATTCTAAATACCACTTAATTAAGAACTGATGAAATCTTCATCACCATTGGTGCTGAATAAAATTGAGTTTGTTTCTGAATAATTCCTTTGCTCCAGGAGGCATTTAAATCATTGCTTGATTTCTGGGTTTgattcaggaaaacaaaactcCCCACCTTCTCCATAACGTTTATTCTCTGGTAGATAGACAGGCACTCTCAAGAGTGCTTCCCACCAAGAAGCAGCTGTGGAAGAGTCTCACTTACTTGGGTTGCAGTAAGGCTGACAGGGCACAGGAGGGTTGGAACACCGGAGGTGGCAGGGTTTGCAAGCATGCAGCAGACTGTCAAAATATTCACTGTGGAAGCACTGCTGAGCCATGGGGGGCTTGATCACtgaaggaaacagagacagagccGCGGGGAAGACAGCAGATTCTCAGCAAGAGTTCCCTGTGGACAGCGGTCAGGGGCGTTGAGGGGAAAGAATGACCCCGACTCCGTTGGTTCTTATGAGGGATGCAGGTATTGTGGCGAGGGTTTGAATGCCTCTCTGGTCCTCGGTGTCTAAGAGGCTTGGGTGGGGCAGTGAGGGGGTATATCACAAAAAAAGTACCTGAAACAGAAACTGCCTATTTTTAGAGGAAATTTCTCACCAGGTGACAGTTGCACAACGTGGACAAGCCTAGGGCATCCCGCAGAAAGTGCAGTAGCCATTTATGGACCAGCTGTCTGTGGGCTGTACTGCGTGGTAGGAGATGGTGAGGTGAGGGCTGTGTCCTTTACTCAAAGTCCTCAGGGAAAGCAGACTACAGCCTGCCACTGGAGGGTGGGAGTGACTGACCggagggaagacagggagacCAGTCAGATATGACTGCCAGCTGTGCTTGGAGGCAAGGGTTAAAGCAGGGACATTGTGTCATGACAGCAAAAGCTATCTTAGCCGAgcatgctggtgcacacctttaatcccagccctctggaggagaggcagacaaatctctgaggccagcctcatctacaagggctacatagagagacctagtctcaaaaacaaagtaaaacagcaaTCCAGTATACAtccgtgaaaaaaaaaatgagcttttaCCATCCCCCAGAAAATGCTTAGAGACTTGGATTGATGACTTATGCACATATGTCATATCTCATATGATTCTGTAATGTCAGGGTTAAGGATTCAAGATTCAAGAGTATCCTTGTGGTACGTGCCTATAATCTCACCATATataaggctgaggcaagagggtctcAAGTGGaaaaccagcctaggctacatagcaagatcctatctcaaaaaaaactccgtgtagttttggtgcctgtccttgatctcgctctatagaccaagctggcctcgaactcacagagatccacctggctctgcctcctgagtgctgggattaaaggcatgtgccaccaccgcccagctcaaaactttttaaattgaagctgggcatggtgccatgAACCTATAGTCACAGCTACCTGGGATGTAGAAGCATTAGGTAGTAAATTCAAGGCCTATCTGAACTGCACTATAGCAACCTTGTCATAAAATTACATGAttaggggctgaagaaatggttcagcagttgcactggctgttcttccaaaggacctgggtttcattTTCAGCACCCAGGTagaggttcacaaccatctgtaactccagttccagggggtccaatgcACTcgtctgtcctccatgggcaccaggcacatatatggtgcacatatacatgtgagcaaaacacccatacacataaagtaaaaataaatatatttttaaaaaatacataattgggagggctggagagatggctcagtgattaagagcattggctgctcttccagaggacctgggttcaattcccagcaccaacatggcagctcacaactgtctgtaactccagttctaggggatctgacaccttcacaccaatgcacataaaaaataaagttaaataaattttaaaaagaaagaaagaaattaatcctagcacttgggaggcagaattctgtgagtttgaagtcagcctggtctgcaaagtgagttccaggacatccagggctaaacagagaaaccctgtctcaaaaaacctaaataaataatacatgatTGGATCCATACCAATACCTTATCCTAGAAACTTAAGGGTTTGTGTGGCTTACCTGTTGCA from the Peromyscus eremicus chromosome 8a, PerEre_H2_v1, whole genome shotgun sequence genome contains:
- the Tnfrsf17 gene encoding tumor necrosis factor receptor superfamily member 17: MAQQCFHSEYFDSLLHACKPCHLRCSNPPVPCQPYCNPSVTGSMKGTHIVLWTFLGLTLIVSLALFTLMFLLRKMNSEALKGKLQNSGSILLDKASTDLRKSRADDVRILPGSLEYTVEECTCEDCVKSNPKVDSDHFFPLPAMEEGATILVTTKTSDYGKSVPTALESVPGMEKPILSRE